One Setaria italica strain Yugu1 chromosome I, Setaria_italica_v2.0, whole genome shotgun sequence DNA window includes the following coding sequences:
- the LOC101768309 gene encoding nuclear transcription factor Y subunit A-5 isoform X4: MACVSYPYNDSGSGGVWAAYGSRASAATVFHPKIAGGGTSARIPLPLELAENEPIYVNPKQYHGILRRRQLRAKLEAQNKLVRARKPYLHESRHLHAMKRARGSGGRFLNTKQLQQQQQSHTASTRSTANGTSSSGSTHLRLGGGTAGNQAMPTTKAMASHDNCKKAVASAPAFTVTPMLRRDDAFFQHPSHHLSFSGHFGQASAQAGMHKGTQQRVPVMR, from the exons ATG GCTTGCGTTTCATACCCATACAATGATTCTGGCTCTGGAGGTGTTTGGGCAGCCTATGGGTCACGCGCCAGTGCTGCCACTGTG TTTCATCCCAAAATTGCTGGTGGGGGGACATCTGCAAGAATTCCGTTGCCTTTGGAATTAGCAGAGAATGAGCCCATTTATGTGAATCCGAAACAATATCACGGGATACTTCGCAGAAGACAGCTACGTGCTAAGTTAGAGGCTCAGAACAAGCTAGTCAGAGCACGAAAG CCTTACCTTCATGAGTCTCGGCATCTTCATGCCATGAAGAGGGCAAGAGGTTCCGGTGGACGATTCCTCAATACTaagcagctccagcagcagcagcagtctcACACTGCCTCCACTAGGTCCACCGCAAATGGCACAAGCTCCTCAGGTTCAACTCATCTACGGCTTGGTGGTGGCACAGCTGGAAATCAAGCTATGCCGACAACCAAAGCAATGGCTTCACATGACAATTGCAAGAAGGCTGTTGCTTCAGCTCCTGCCTTCACCGTGACCCCAATGTTGCGCAGAGATGACGCCTTCTTCCAGCACCCAAGCCATCATCTCAGCTTCTCTGGCCATTTTGGGCAGGCAAGTGCGCAAGCCGGCATGCATAAAGGGACTCAGCAGAGGGTTCCAGTTATGAGATGA
- the LOC101768309 gene encoding nuclear transcription factor Y subunit A-5 isoform X3, whose translation MACVSYPYNDSGSGGVWAAYGSRASAATVQFHPKIAGGGTSARIPLPLELAENEPIYVNPKQYHGILRRRQLRAKLEAQNKLVRARKPYLHESRHLHAMKRARGSGGRFLNTKQLQQQQQSHTASTRSTANGTSSSGSTHLRLGGGTAGNQAMPTTKAMASHDNCKKAVASAPAFTVTPMLRRDDAFFQHPSHHLSFSGHFGQASAQAGMHKGTQQRVPVMR comes from the exons ATG GCTTGCGTTTCATACCCATACAATGATTCTGGCTCTGGAGGTGTTTGGGCAGCCTATGGGTCACGCGCCAGTGCTGCCACTGTG CAGTTTCATCCCAAAATTGCTGGTGGGGGGACATCTGCAAGAATTCCGTTGCCTTTGGAATTAGCAGAGAATGAGCCCATTTATGTGAATCCGAAACAATATCACGGGATACTTCGCAGAAGACAGCTACGTGCTAAGTTAGAGGCTCAGAACAAGCTAGTCAGAGCACGAAAG CCTTACCTTCATGAGTCTCGGCATCTTCATGCCATGAAGAGGGCAAGAGGTTCCGGTGGACGATTCCTCAATACTaagcagctccagcagcagcagcagtctcACACTGCCTCCACTAGGTCCACCGCAAATGGCACAAGCTCCTCAGGTTCAACTCATCTACGGCTTGGTGGTGGCACAGCTGGAAATCAAGCTATGCCGACAACCAAAGCAATGGCTTCACATGACAATTGCAAGAAGGCTGTTGCTTCAGCTCCTGCCTTCACCGTGACCCCAATGTTGCGCAGAGATGACGCCTTCTTCCAGCACCCAAGCCATCATCTCAGCTTCTCTGGCCATTTTGGGCAGGCAAGTGCGCAAGCCGGCATGCATAAAGGGACTCAGCAGAGGGTTCCAGTTATGAGATGA
- the LOC101768309 gene encoding nuclear transcription factor Y subunit A-8 isoform X2 codes for MLLPSSSSSSASKGNSLRKMVNDHMRSTLTFDNKQPLFASQDIDYVQPIACVSYPYNDSGSGGVWAAYGSRASAATVFHPKIAGGGTSARIPLPLELAENEPIYVNPKQYHGILRRRQLRAKLEAQNKLVRARKPYLHESRHLHAMKRARGSGGRFLNTKQLQQQQQSHTASTRSTANGTSSSGSTHLRLGGGTAGNQAMPTTKAMASHDNCKKAVASAPAFTVTPMLRRDDAFFQHPSHHLSFSGHFGQASAQAGMHKGTQQRVPVMR; via the exons ATGCTTCTCccctcttcgtcttcctcctccgcttccAAAG GTAACTCCTTAAGGAAAATGGTTAATGATCACATGAGATCAACTTTAACTTTTGATAATAAGCAACCTCTATTTGCAAGTCAAGACATTGACTACGTCCAGCCAATA GCTTGCGTTTCATACCCATACAATGATTCTGGCTCTGGAGGTGTTTGGGCAGCCTATGGGTCACGCGCCAGTGCTGCCACTGTG TTTCATCCCAAAATTGCTGGTGGGGGGACATCTGCAAGAATTCCGTTGCCTTTGGAATTAGCAGAGAATGAGCCCATTTATGTGAATCCGAAACAATATCACGGGATACTTCGCAGAAGACAGCTACGTGCTAAGTTAGAGGCTCAGAACAAGCTAGTCAGAGCACGAAAG CCTTACCTTCATGAGTCTCGGCATCTTCATGCCATGAAGAGGGCAAGAGGTTCCGGTGGACGATTCCTCAATACTaagcagctccagcagcagcagcagtctcACACTGCCTCCACTAGGTCCACCGCAAATGGCACAAGCTCCTCAGGTTCAACTCATCTACGGCTTGGTGGTGGCACAGCTGGAAATCAAGCTATGCCGACAACCAAAGCAATGGCTTCACATGACAATTGCAAGAAGGCTGTTGCTTCAGCTCCTGCCTTCACCGTGACCCCAATGTTGCGCAGAGATGACGCCTTCTTCCAGCACCCAAGCCATCATCTCAGCTTCTCTGGCCATTTTGGGCAGGCAAGTGCGCAAGCCGGCATGCATAAAGGGACTCAGCAGAGGGTTCCAGTTATGAGATGA
- the LOC101768309 gene encoding nuclear transcription factor Y subunit A-8 isoform X1 — MLLPSSSSSSASKGNSLRKMVNDHMRSTLTFDNKQPLFASQDIDYVQPIACVSYPYNDSGSGGVWAAYGSRASAATVQFHPKIAGGGTSARIPLPLELAENEPIYVNPKQYHGILRRRQLRAKLEAQNKLVRARKPYLHESRHLHAMKRARGSGGRFLNTKQLQQQQQSHTASTRSTANGTSSSGSTHLRLGGGTAGNQAMPTTKAMASHDNCKKAVASAPAFTVTPMLRRDDAFFQHPSHHLSFSGHFGQASAQAGMHKGTQQRVPVMR, encoded by the exons ATGCTTCTCccctcttcgtcttcctcctccgcttccAAAG GTAACTCCTTAAGGAAAATGGTTAATGATCACATGAGATCAACTTTAACTTTTGATAATAAGCAACCTCTATTTGCAAGTCAAGACATTGACTACGTCCAGCCAATA GCTTGCGTTTCATACCCATACAATGATTCTGGCTCTGGAGGTGTTTGGGCAGCCTATGGGTCACGCGCCAGTGCTGCCACTGTG CAGTTTCATCCCAAAATTGCTGGTGGGGGGACATCTGCAAGAATTCCGTTGCCTTTGGAATTAGCAGAGAATGAGCCCATTTATGTGAATCCGAAACAATATCACGGGATACTTCGCAGAAGACAGCTACGTGCTAAGTTAGAGGCTCAGAACAAGCTAGTCAGAGCACGAAAG CCTTACCTTCATGAGTCTCGGCATCTTCATGCCATGAAGAGGGCAAGAGGTTCCGGTGGACGATTCCTCAATACTaagcagctccagcagcagcagcagtctcACACTGCCTCCACTAGGTCCACCGCAAATGGCACAAGCTCCTCAGGTTCAACTCATCTACGGCTTGGTGGTGGCACAGCTGGAAATCAAGCTATGCCGACAACCAAAGCAATGGCTTCACATGACAATTGCAAGAAGGCTGTTGCTTCAGCTCCTGCCTTCACCGTGACCCCAATGTTGCGCAGAGATGACGCCTTCTTCCAGCACCCAAGCCATCATCTCAGCTTCTCTGGCCATTTTGGGCAGGCAAGTGCGCAAGCCGGCATGCATAAAGGGACTCAGCAGAGGGTTCCAGTTATGAGATGA
- the LOC101780200 gene encoding protein BIG GRAIN 1-like A: protein MSSAHESARAPPARPSRGHQPSFSAALLDAIYQSLEADADARSSTETRPAPASPPQRTPVSSRHGHRATSAVSSPSRSSVRSPRLQRPPRPCRVRPDPQPNSLLLPPPPPPPHEPTGNRADQKKKGRKSKRNAKKTKVAPFACLLNALLCNRRPATRSVEHTPRATAAAFAAPEPASARSILSSRASRRESMATGGILTPARRAVRFSPVAVVVDDDRGGGGAVVGTATRLRDAAEMETMVQAKESAAEAERRVEELLRALGVAEERERERAKESSESSSDLFELEMNPSSAQKLEMADVADLATNAMTPLAS from the exons ATGTCTTCCGCGCACGAGAGCGCCCGCGCCCCGCCGGCTCGGCCAAGCCGGGGGCACCAGCCGTCCTTCTCCGCCGCGCTGCTCGACGCCATCTACCAATCGCTcgaggccgacgccgacgcgcgcTCGTCCACGGAGACGCGCCCGGCGCCAGCGTCCCCACCGCAGCGGACGCCGGTCTCAAGCCGTCACGGCCATCGTGCTACGTCAGCCGTATCATCGCCGTCCCGTTCCTCGGTCCGGTCTCCGCGGCTGCagaggccgccgcggccgtgccgTGTCCGGCCGGACCCGCAGCCCAACTCgctcctcctgccgccgccgccgccgccaccacatgAGCCGACCGGGAACCGTGCggatcagaagaagaagggcaggAAGAGCAAGAGGAATGCGAAGAAGACCAAGGTGGCGCCGTTCGCATGCCTTCTGAATGCCCTGCTCTGCAACAGGAGGCCGGCCACCAGGTCGGTCGAGCACACGCCGCGGGCGACGGCCGCCGCGTtcgcggcgccggagccggctTCCGCGAGGTCGATCCTCTCGTCGCGCGCGTCCCGGCGGGAATCCATGGCGACGGGAGGGATCCTGaccccggcgcggcgggcggtgaGGTTCTCGCCCGTGGCGGTGGTCGTGGAcgacgaccgcggcggcgggggagcggtcgtcgggacggcgacgaggctgCGGGACGCCGCGGAGATGGAGACGATGGTGCAGGCGAAGGagtccgcggcggaggcggagaggagggtggaggagctgctgcgcGCGCTCGGCGTGGcggaggagcgggagcgggagaggGCCAAGGAGAGCAGCGAGTCCAGCTCCGACCTCTTCGAGCTCGAGA TGAATCCTAGCTCTGCACAGAAGTTGGAAATGGCTGACGTTGCAGACTTGGCAACCAATGCGATGACGCCTCTTGCGAGTTGA